A genome region from Arachis duranensis cultivar V14167 chromosome 6, aradu.V14167.gnm2.J7QH, whole genome shotgun sequence includes the following:
- the LOC107491900 gene encoding conserved oligomeric Golgi complex subunit 4 → MGATPHSNGNGSILDQENGTLSSPGSATHAISSSVDFGTIEAVEYVRSLTDVGAMTRLLHECIAHQRALDVQLDDLLSQRGDLDRHLLHLQRSSEVLDIVKSDSDHMLSNVSSTCDLADDVSRKVRELDIAQSRVRSTLLRIDAIVERANCLDGVHRALENEDYEAAAKYVQTFLQIDSQYKDSASDQRERLMGAKKQLEGIVRKKLSAAVDQRDHPSILRFIRLYTPLGLEEEGLQVYVGYLKKVIAMRSRLEFEQLVELMEQNSAGGINAGMNQSPVNFVGCLTNLFKDIVLAIEENSEILSSLCGEDGIVYAICELQEECDSRGSVILKKYMEYRKLAKLSTEINAQNNNLLAVGGSPEGPDPREVELYLEEILSLMQLGEDYTEFMISKIKGLTSVDPELVPRATKAFRSGSFSKVAQDLTGFYVILEGFFMVENVRKAIRIDEHVPDSLTTSMVDDVFYVLQSCLRRAISTANISSVVAVLSGASSLLSNEYQEALQQKTREPNLGAKLFFGGVGVQKTGTEIATSLNNMDVSSEYVLKLKHEIEEQCAEVFPAPADREKVKSCLSELADSSNAFKQALNAGIEQLVATITPRIRPVLDSVGTISYELSEAEYADNEVNDPWVQRLLHAVETNVAWMQPLMTVNNYDTFVHLVIDFIVKRLEVIMMQKRFSQLGGLQLDRDARALVSHFSVMTQRTVRDKFARLTQMATILNLEKVSEILDFWGENSGPMTWRLTPAEVRRVLGLRVDFKPEAIAALKL, encoded by the exons atggGGGCAACTCCTCACTCCAACGGGAACGGTTCAATATTGGATCAGGAAAATGGCACTCTATCATCCCCCGGCAGCGCCACCCATGCCATATCATCATCGGTGGACTTCGGGACGATAGAGGCGGTGGAGTACGTGCGCTCGCTGACGGACGTGGGGGCCATGACGCGGCTGCTGCATGAGTGCATCGCCCACCAGAGGGCCCTTGACGTCCAGCTCGACGACCTCCTCTCCCAGCGCGGCGACCTCGACCGCCACCTCCTCCACCTCCAGCGCTCATCTGAGGTTCTGGATATTGTCAAGTCTGATTCAGACCACATGCTCTCTAACGTCTCATCCACTTGCGACCTCGCCGATGACGTCAGCCGTAAGGTCCGGGAGCTCGACATCGCACAGTCGCGAGTCCGCTCCACGCTCCTCCGTATCGACGCCATCGTAGAGAGGGCCAACTGCCTCGACGGTGTCCACCGCGCTCTCGAAAACGAGGACTATGAGGCTGCTGCGAAGTACGTGCAGACGTTCCTCCAGATCGACTCTCAGTACAAGGATTCCGCCTCCGATCAGAGGGAGCGCTTGATGGGCGCCAAGAAGCAGCTCGAAGGGATCGTCCGGAAGAAGCTCTCCGCCGCTGTGGACCAGCGTGACCACCCTTCCATTCTGAGGTTCATTCGGTTGTATACGCCACTGGGTTTGGAGGAGGAGGGTTTGCAGGTTTACGTTGGGTacttgaagaaggtgattgcGATGCGTTCGAGGCTGGAATTTGAGCAGTTGGTGGAGTTGATGGAGCAGAATAGTGCCGGTGGCATCAATGCTGGTATGAATCAGAGCCCTGTTAACTTCGTTGGGTGTTTGACTAATTTGTTTAAGGACATTGTGTTGGCAATTGAAGAGAACAGTGAGATCTTGAGTAGTCTGTGTGGAGAGGATGGGATTGTGTATGCGATCTGTGAGCTCCAGGAGGAGTGTGATTCGAGGGGTTCTGTGATCTTGAAAAAGTATATGGAGTATAGGAAGTTGGCTAAGTTGTCCACTGAGATCAATGCTCAGAACAACAATTTGCTAGCTGTTGGAGGAAGCCCTGAGGGACCGGACCCGCGAGAGGTTGAATTGTACTTGGAAGAGATCCTCTCGCTGATGCAGTTGGGTGAGGATTACACCGAGTTCATGATTTCCAAGATCAAAGGACTTACTTCTGTTGATCCTGAATTGGTCCCGCGTGCAACCAAGGCTTTCAGGAGTGGTAGTTTCAGCAAAGTGGCTCAGGATCTTACTGGGTTTTATGTGATTCTGGAGGGATTCTTCATGGTGGAAAATGTCAGGAAGGCTATCAGGATCGATGAACATGTACCTGACAGCCTTACCACTTCTATGGTAGACGATGTGTTTTATGTGTTGCAAAGTTGCTTAAGAAGGGCAATATCCACTGCTAATATCAGTTCTGTTGTGGCGGTTTTGAGTGGGGCCAGTAGTTTGTTGAGCAATGAATATCAGGAAGCCTTGCAACAGAAAACAAGAGAGCCGAACCTTGGTGCAAAGTTGTTCTTTGGTGGTGTTGGTGTGCAGAAGACTGGGACAGAAATTGCAACGTCTTTAAATAATATGGATGTTAGCAGTGAATATGTTTTGAAGCTCAAGCACGAAATTGAGGAACAATGTGCTGAG GTTTTTCCTGCGCCAGCTGACCGAGAAAAGGTGAAATCTTGTTTGTCTGAGTTGGCAGATAGCAGCAATGCTTTCAAGCAAGCTCTGAATGCCGGTATTGAGCAACTTGTTGCAACCATTACGCCACGAATACGACCCGTATTAGACAGTGTAGGAACAATCAGCTATGAGCTTTCGGAGGCGGAGTATGCAGATAATGAGGTGAATGACCCTTGGGTTCAAAGACTTCTCCATGCTGTGGAGACAAATGTGGCATGGATGCAGCCATTGATGACTGTTAACAATTATGACACTTTTGTTCATTTGGTTATCGACTTCATTGTGAAAAGGCTTGAAGTCATTATGATGCAGAAGAGATTTAGTCAGCTTGGTGGCCTTCAGCTTGACAGAGATGCTAGAGCTCTTGTAAGCCATTTCAGCGTCATGACACAGAGAACTGTTAGAGACAAGTTTGCCCGTCTTACACAAATGGCAACCATTCTAAATTTAGAAAAGGTTTCTGAGATCTTAGATTTCTGGGGTGAGAACTCGGGACCTATGACTTGGAGATTAACTCCAGCAGAGGTTAGGCGTGTATTGGGTCTACGGGTTGATTTCAAGCCGGAAGCCATAGCTGCTCTTAAGTTGTGA
- the LOC107491901 gene encoding pyruvate dehydrogenase E1 component subunit alpha-3, chloroplastic yields the protein MSFSATNFAQPRPVPVGIRSNEKSLSSDPFRFRFRGSPSFLGSPHSLRFNPTPPLKLAIPHCRRSTAAAVTDVKSSANMLITKEEGLELYEDMILGRFFEDMCAQMYYRGKMFGFVHLYNGQEAVSTGFIKLLKKEDTVVSTYRDHVHALSKGVPARAVMSELFGKATGCCRGQGGSMHMFSKEHNLIGGFAFIGEGIPVATGAAFSSKYRREVLKEASADHVTLAFFGDGTCNNGQFYECLNMAALWKLPIIFVVENNLWAIGMSHLRATSDPEIWKKGPAFGMAGVHVDGMDVLKVREVAKEAIERARRGDGPTLVECETYRFRGHSLADPDELRDPAEKARYAARDPISALKKYMIENKLANEQELKSIEKKIDEVLDDAVEFSDESPLPPRSQLLENVFADSKGFGIGPDGKYRCEDPKFTQGTAHV from the exons ATGTCTTtctcagcaaccaactttgctCAACCTCGTCCTGTCCCTGTCGGAATCAGATCCAATGAGAAGTCATTGTCTTCGGATCCCTTCAGATTCAGATTCAGAGGTTCTCCATCTTTCCTTGGATCTCCACACAGCCTTCGTTTCAATCCTACCCCTCCCCTTAAGCTTGCTATTCCTCACTGCCGCCGATCCACTGCTGCCGCTGTCACCGATGTCAAATCCAGCGCCAATATG CTCATTACCAAAGAGGAAGGCTTGGAGCTCTATGAAGACATGATATTAGGCAGATTCTTTGAGGACATGTGTGCACAGATGTACTATAGAGGCAAAATGTTCGGTTTTGTTCACTTGTACAATGGCCAAGAAGCTGTGTCAACTGGGTTCATCAAGCTTCTAAAGAAGGAAGACACTGTAGTGAGCACCTACAGGGACCATGTTCATGCGCTGAGTAAGGGCGTACCAGCACGTGCCGTCATGAGTGAGCTCTTTGGAAAGGCCACAGGGTGCTGCAGAGGACAGGGTGGCTCAATGCACATGTTCTCAAAGGAGCATAATTTGATTGGTGGGTTTGCTTTCATTGGTGAAGGTATTCCTGTGGCAACTGGAGCAGCATTCTCCAGCAAGTACAGGAGGGAGGTGCTCAAAGAGGCAAGTGCTGATCACGTGACACTGGCGTTCTTTGGCGATGGAACTTGTAACAATGGACAGTTCTATGAATGCCTTAACATGGCAGCTTTGTGGAAATTgccaattatttttgttgtggAGAATAATTTGTGGGCTATTGGGATGTCACATCTGAGGGCAACTTCAGATCCTGAGATATGGAAGAAAGGACCAGCATTTGGAATGGCAGGGGTTCATGTAGATGGAATGGATGTTTTGAAGGTTAGGGAAGTCGCAAAGGAGGCAATTGAAAGAGCCAGAAGAGGAGATGGACCAACTTTGGTGGAATGTGAGACCTATAGATTTAGAGGTCACTCATTGGCTGATCCTGATGAGCTTCGTGATCCTG CTGAGAAGGCACGCTATGCTGCTAGGGATCCGATATCTGCATTGAAAAAATACATGATTGAGAACAAATTAGCAAATGAACAAGAATTGAAGAGCATAGAGAAAAAGATTGATGAGGTCCTTGATGATGCTGTTGAGTTTTCAGATGAGAGCCCCCTTCCACCCCGCAGCCAGCTTCTAGAGAATGTTTTCGCTGATTCAAAAGGTTTTGGAATTGGCCCTGATGGCAAGTACAGATGTGAGGACCCAAAATTCACCCAGGGGACTGCTcatgtctaa